In a genomic window of Leisingera caerulea DSM 24564:
- a CDS encoding Lrp/AsnC family transcriptional regulator, translated as MSTCVFVQIRCKPGTTYKVAEEIALREIHSELYSTSGNFDLLMKLYIPSGEDVGKYINDQLLQIEGIERSLTTMTYKVF; from the coding sequence ATGTCCACCTGCGTCTTTGTCCAGATCCGCTGCAAGCCCGGCACCACCTACAAGGTGGCCGAGGAGATTGCGCTGCGGGAAATCCATTCGGAACTCTACTCCACCAGCGGCAACTTCGACCTCTTGATGAAGCTCTACATTCCCAGTGGCGAAGATGTGGGCAAATACATCAACGACCAGCTGCTGCAGATCGAGGGGATTGAACGCTCGCTCACCACCATGACCTACAAGGTCTTCTAA
- a CDS encoding very short patch repair endonuclease yields the protein MADTLTPERRSANMAKIRAKHTKPEMLVRRMVHGMGYRYRLHRKDLPGKPDLVFGPRRKVIFVHGCFWHLHDCRDGRIPSSRRDYWEPKLRRNAERDAEQEAALLAAGWQVLTVWECETKDLEALETRLAGFLRTGE from the coding sequence ATGGCCGACACCCTGACACCAGAGCGGCGCAGCGCCAATATGGCGAAGATCCGCGCCAAGCACACCAAGCCCGAAATGCTGGTGCGGCGGATGGTGCATGGCATGGGCTACCGCTACCGGCTGCACCGCAAGGACCTGCCGGGCAAGCCCGACCTGGTGTTCGGACCGCGCCGCAAGGTGATTTTTGTGCACGGCTGCTTCTGGCATCTGCATGACTGCCGCGACGGGCGCATTCCGTCCAGCCGCCGCGATTACTGGGAGCCCAAGCTGCGCCGCAATGCCGAACGCGACGCAGAGCAAGAGGCGGCCCTGCTGGCCGCGGGCTGGCAGGTGCTGACGGTCTGGGAATGCGAAACCAAGGACCTTGAAGCCCTGGAAACCCGCCTCGCGGGCTTCCTCAGAACCGGAGAATAG
- a CDS encoding NaeI family type II restriction endonuclease produces the protein MKQKLPDSLVQPGHPDFGRLFPLAEEITTRAGGALALEYDVPQMLRQCIDDVIMTPKTGRRAYEELEKTEKTYIGTRVEIELRALLKLRKGRLDTEILGQDVDIKHTMGGNWMIPTEAVDCACLLVAADEVRARCYLGLIIARPDYLTAGQNKDAKRSISAEGFRHILWLLKDQPYPANFWRTADEAAVEQIFAGETGNERMARLFRLIQGCPVPRDVVEAVAQQKDFMRRIRADGGHGTRDILAREQIVLLEGQKDAQLIKALGLPPCPPSAFISCRIESGYHTRMVEQSRHHVEWPTP, from the coding sequence ATGAAACAGAAGCTTCCCGACAGCCTTGTCCAGCCCGGGCATCCGGATTTCGGCCGCCTCTTTCCGCTGGCGGAAGAAATCACCACCCGTGCGGGCGGGGCTTTGGCACTGGAATACGATGTGCCGCAGATGCTGCGCCAATGCATCGACGATGTGATCATGACGCCCAAGACCGGGCGGCGCGCCTATGAAGAGCTGGAAAAGACCGAAAAGACTTATATCGGCACCCGGGTTGAGATTGAGCTGCGGGCGCTGCTGAAACTGCGCAAGGGGCGGCTGGACACCGAAATCCTGGGCCAGGATGTCGACATCAAGCACACCATGGGCGGCAACTGGATGATTCCGACCGAGGCGGTTGATTGCGCCTGCCTGCTGGTCGCCGCGGATGAAGTGCGGGCGCGCTGCTATCTGGGGCTGATCATCGCCCGGCCGGACTACCTGACAGCCGGACAGAACAAGGATGCCAAGCGCAGCATTTCAGCCGAGGGGTTCCGCCACATTCTGTGGCTGCTGAAGGATCAGCCCTACCCCGCAAATTTCTGGCGCACCGCGGATGAGGCGGCGGTGGAGCAGATCTTTGCGGGAGAGACCGGCAACGAGCGGATGGCGCGGCTGTTCCGGCTGATCCAGGGCTGCCCGGTCCCCCGCGACGTGGTGGAGGCGGTGGCGCAGCAGAAGGACTTCATGCGCCGCATCCGCGCCGACGGCGGCCATGGCACCCGCGATATTCTGGCGCGCGAGCAGATCGTGCTGCTGGAAGGCCAGAAGGATGCCCAGCTGATCAAAGCGCTGGGGCTGCCGCCCTGCCCGCCCAGCGCCTTCATTTCCTGCCGGATCGAAAGCGGCTATCATACGCGCATGGTGGAACAATCCAGGCACCATGTGGAATGGCCGACACCCTGA
- a CDS encoding aminotransferase, producing MAPVIYPTTNFTATEQLCLDRGDGIYVYDTDGNKYIEGLAGLWCTSLGYSNTEVMDAITEQLHKLPFTHTFGGKTHKPVMELAEKLKAMVPVEDAYIFFGNSGSDANDTHYKMLRYYFNAIGKPEKRKIITRERGYHGVTVAAGSLTSLPANLAHFDAPLEALHILRSDAPHYYTGRQGNETEEQFVDRIISNLEEQILAEDPDTIAAMIVEPITGASGVIVPPEGYYEKLQALLRKHGILVWADEVICGFGRTGADFGCTTMGIKPDLMTFAKQLSSAYFPISASVIPGWMYEAMIAQTNEVGVFGHGYTYSGHPAACAAALKTLEIYERDNLFEHAAEVGAYMQAQLRGIFTDHPLVGEVRGKGLIAALELVSNKTTGASFDKGAAGAAAQKACQDNGLILRAVAGNALALCPPLIITKAEVDDMLARMKAAVDTAYAELQDKGLIAA from the coding sequence ATGGCCCCTGTCATCTATCCCACCACCAATTTCACCGCGACCGAGCAACTGTGCCTGGACCGCGGCGACGGCATCTATGTCTATGACACGGACGGCAACAAATACATCGAAGGGCTGGCGGGCCTGTGGTGCACCTCGCTGGGTTACAGCAACACCGAGGTGATGGATGCGATCACAGAGCAGCTGCACAAACTGCCGTTCACCCACACCTTTGGCGGCAAGACCCACAAGCCGGTCATGGAGCTGGCTGAGAAGCTGAAGGCAATGGTGCCGGTGGAGGATGCCTATATCTTCTTCGGCAACTCCGGCTCGGATGCCAATGACACCCATTACAAGATGCTGCGCTATTACTTCAACGCCATCGGCAAGCCGGAGAAGCGCAAGATCATCACCCGCGAGCGCGGCTATCACGGGGTCACCGTCGCCGCCGGTTCGCTGACCTCCCTGCCCGCGAATCTGGCGCATTTCGACGCGCCGCTGGAGGCGTTGCATATCCTGCGCTCGGACGCGCCGCATTATTACACAGGCCGTCAGGGCAACGAGACCGAGGAGCAGTTTGTCGACCGGATCATCAGCAATCTGGAAGAACAGATCCTGGCCGAAGACCCTGACACCATCGCCGCGATGATCGTGGAGCCGATCACCGGCGCATCGGGCGTGATCGTGCCGCCGGAGGGATATTACGAGAAGCTGCAGGCGCTGCTGCGCAAGCATGGCATCCTGGTTTGGGCCGATGAGGTGATCTGCGGCTTCGGGCGCACCGGGGCCGATTTCGGCTGCACCACCATGGGCATCAAGCCGGATTTGATGACCTTCGCCAAGCAGCTCTCCTCGGCCTATTTCCCGATCTCGGCGTCGGTCATTCCGGGCTGGATGTATGAGGCGATGATTGCGCAGACCAACGAGGTTGGCGTGTTCGGACATGGTTATACCTACTCCGGCCACCCGGCGGCCTGCGCCGCGGCGCTGAAGACGCTGGAGATTTATGAGCGTGACAACTTGTTTGAGCATGCCGCCGAGGTGGGCGCCTATATGCAGGCGCAGCTGCGCGGGATCTTCACCGATCACCCGCTGGTCGGCGAGGTGCGCGGCAAGGGGCTGATTGCGGCGCTGGAGCTGGTGTCGAACAAGACCACCGGCGCAAGCTTTGACAAGGGGGCCGCAGGGGCTGCTGCGCAGAAGGCCTGCCAGGACAACGGGCTGATCCTGCGGGCGGTGGCCGGCAATGCGCTGGCGCTGTGCCCGCCGCTGATCATCACTAAGGCAGAGGTGGACGACATGCTGGCCCGGATGAAAGCCGCCGTCGATACCGCCTATGCAGAACTGCAGGACAAGGGGCTGATTGCCGCCTGA
- the hisB gene encoding imidazoleglycerol-phosphate dehydratase HisB has product MRTAKVTRKTAETDISVEINLDGTGVYDNQTGVGFFDHMLDQLARHSLIDMTIRAKGDYHIDDHHTVEDTGIALGQALVQALGDKKGIRRYGECHLPMDDAQVRCALDLSARPFLIWNVELPTQKIGAFDTELVREFFQALSTHGGITLHIDQLHGFNSHHIAEAAFKAVARALRLAVETDPRKADAIPSTKGAL; this is encoded by the coding sequence ATGCGTACCGCCAAAGTGACCCGCAAGACCGCGGAAACCGATATTTCGGTCGAGATCAACCTCGACGGCACCGGGGTTTATGACAACCAGACCGGCGTCGGCTTCTTTGATCACATGCTGGACCAGCTGGCGCGCCATTCGCTGATCGACATGACCATCCGCGCCAAGGGCGATTACCACATCGACGACCACCACACGGTGGAGGACACCGGCATTGCGCTGGGTCAGGCGCTGGTGCAGGCGCTGGGAGACAAGAAGGGCATCCGCCGTTACGGCGAGTGCCATCTGCCGATGGATGACGCCCAGGTGCGCTGCGCGCTGGATCTTTCGGCGCGCCCCTTCCTGATCTGGAATGTGGAGCTGCCCACCCAGAAGATCGGCGCATTCGACACCGAACTGGTGCGCGAGTTCTTCCAGGCGCTCAGCACCCATGGCGGCATTACCCTGCACATTGACCAGCTGCACGGGTTCAACAGCCACCATATTGCCGAAGCGGCGTTCAAAGCAGTGGCCCGCGCGCTGCGGCTGGCGGTGGAGACCGATCCGCGCAAGGCGGATGCGATTCCGTCCACCAAAGGTGCGCTCTGA
- a CDS encoding peroxiredoxin-like family protein produces the protein MLIPRQKTPDLSLPTLDHGRFDLSSETAERGTVICFYRGLHCPICATYLKEFERKVPDFAERGVNCIAISTDGEERARAMADKIEAKELRFGYDLPLSEARDWGLYISTSRGKTSIGIEEPDLFAEPGLFMVTPEQTLYYGSVQTMPFVRPHFAELVAALDFAIPNNYPARGEYTGEV, from the coding sequence ATGCTGATTCCCCGCCAGAAAACCCCGGACCTGTCCCTGCCGACGCTGGACCACGGCCGGTTCGACCTGTCCTCTGAGACTGCCGAACGAGGCACAGTGATCTGCTTTTACCGCGGGCTGCACTGCCCGATCTGCGCGACCTACTTGAAGGAGTTCGAAAGGAAGGTTCCGGATTTTGCCGAGCGAGGCGTCAACTGCATCGCCATCAGCACCGACGGCGAGGAGCGCGCCCGCGCCATGGCGGACAAGATCGAGGCCAAGGAGCTGCGGTTCGGCTATGACCTGCCGCTGTCCGAGGCACGCGACTGGGGGCTCTATATCTCCACCTCGCGCGGCAAGACCTCGATCGGAATCGAGGAACCGGACCTGTTTGCGGAACCCGGCCTGTTCATGGTGACGCCGGAGCAGACGCTGTACTACGGCTCAGTCCAGACCATGCCGTTTGTGCGCCCGCATTTCGCGGAACTGGTGGCGGCGCTGGATTTCGCGATCCCCAACAACTACCCGGCGCGCGGCGAATACACCGGCGAGGTGTAA
- a CDS encoding DNA cytosine methyltransferase: MLTSVELCAGAGGQALGLEAAGFDHTALVEIDKHCCATLRHNRPAWNVLEEDVRKFKDVAGDYKGIDLLAGGLPCPPFSVAGKQLGEKDERNLFDDAIEIVDATRPRAVMIENVRGFLDAVFHDYREKLKKQLSKLGYETDWRLLNASDFGVPQLRPRVAIVALRKEFAGQFNWPEPLPHNPPTVGATLIDLMKERGWRGADDWAAKADEIAPTIVGGSKKHGGPDLGPTRARRAWAALGVEGRTIANEAPDPFHNDMPRLTVRMVARIQGFPDAWHFTGAKTNAYRQVGNAFPPPVAEAVARELKAAIAKPALHAVRA, translated from the coding sequence ATGCTGACATCGGTTGAACTATGCGCAGGTGCGGGCGGCCAGGCCCTCGGTCTCGAGGCGGCGGGCTTTGATCACACCGCGCTGGTTGAGATCGACAAGCATTGCTGCGCCACCCTGCGCCACAACCGCCCCGCATGGAACGTGCTGGAAGAAGACGTGCGCAAGTTCAAGGACGTTGCGGGCGATTACAAAGGTATCGACCTGCTGGCAGGCGGTCTGCCCTGCCCGCCGTTTTCCGTCGCTGGCAAGCAGCTGGGCGAGAAGGACGAGCGCAATCTGTTTGATGATGCGATCGAGATCGTCGACGCCACCCGCCCCCGCGCCGTGATGATCGAGAACGTGCGCGGCTTTCTGGATGCAGTTTTCCATGACTACCGCGAGAAGCTGAAGAAGCAGCTGTCAAAGCTGGGGTACGAGACCGACTGGCGCTTGTTGAACGCCTCCGACTTTGGCGTGCCGCAGCTGCGGCCGCGGGTGGCGATTGTGGCCTTGCGCAAGGAGTTTGCCGGCCAGTTCAACTGGCCCGAGCCGCTGCCGCACAACCCGCCGACCGTGGGCGCCACGCTGATCGACCTGATGAAGGAACGCGGCTGGCGCGGGGCGGACGACTGGGCGGCCAAGGCGGATGAGATTGCGCCGACCATCGTCGGCGGCTCCAAGAAACACGGCGGGCCGGATCTGGGCCCGACCCGCGCGCGACGCGCCTGGGCGGCCCTGGGGGTTGAGGGGCGCACCATCGCCAATGAGGCGCCGGACCCGTTCCACAACGACATGCCGCGCCTCACGGTGCGGATGGTTGCGCGCATTCAAGGCTTCCCGGACGCTTGGCATTTCACCGGCGCCAAGACCAACGCCTACCGCCAAGTCGGCAACGCCTTCCCGCCGCCGGTGGCTGAGGCGGTGGCGCGGGAGTTGAAGGCCGCAATTGCCAAACCGGCGCTGCATGCCGTGCGGGCGTAA
- a CDS encoding AraC family transcriptional regulator, with product MDRLTTLMDRFQLAVQAAAPGEANLAAVADGTGAPVRILYCTKAALEGLDPGTVMWSARVEWSGQSNPFLAALPPMVEYGVAGNPEAQGLVRLMQEETEGQHCGAQSVINRLGEVLMVRLLRNQIRKGATEPGLLAGLADPRLSRAIVAMHDHPGRLWTNADLAQEAGLSLSRFAELFAAEVGETPMGYLRRWRLILAHQDLVRGDRVEAVARRYAYASPEGFTRAFRKAYGVAPVSLRTAAA from the coding sequence ATGGACCGCCTCACCACCTTGATGGACCGATTCCAGCTCGCAGTACAGGCCGCGGCGCCGGGGGAGGCCAATCTGGCCGCGGTGGCTGACGGCACCGGCGCGCCGGTGCGCATCCTCTACTGCACCAAAGCGGCGCTGGAGGGGCTGGACCCTGGCACGGTCATGTGGTCCGCGCGGGTGGAGTGGTCCGGGCAGAGCAACCCGTTTCTGGCCGCCTTGCCGCCGATGGTGGAGTACGGCGTCGCCGGAAACCCCGAGGCGCAGGGCCTGGTGCGGCTGATGCAGGAGGAAACAGAGGGCCAGCACTGCGGCGCGCAGTCGGTGATCAACCGGCTGGGCGAGGTTCTGATGGTGCGCCTGCTGCGCAACCAGATCCGGAAAGGCGCGACTGAGCCGGGACTGCTGGCCGGTCTCGCGGATCCGCGCCTCAGCCGGGCCATCGTGGCGATGCATGATCATCCCGGCCGCCTTTGGACCAACGCCGATCTGGCGCAGGAGGCGGGATTGTCGCTCTCACGCTTTGCGGAGCTGTTCGCGGCGGAAGTGGGCGAAACCCCGATGGGCTACCTGCGCCGCTGGCGCCTGATCCTGGCGCATCAGGACCTCGTGCGCGGCGACCGGGTGGAGGCTGTGGCGCGCCGCTACGCCTACGCCAGCCCCGAAGGCTTCACCCGCGCCTTCCGCAAGGCGTACGGCGTCGCGCCGGTCTCCTTGCGAACCGCTGCTGCTTGA
- a CDS encoding WGR domain-containing protein, giving the protein MHIRFEKYDHTEGKHRYCLLSLTPTLFGDWCVERVSGPLNAPGGAQKRTYFAGHAEALAIFEGFRDRQLKRGYAPIPVQLGLL; this is encoded by the coding sequence TTGCACATCCGTTTCGAGAAATACGACCACACCGAAGGCAAGCACCGCTATTGCCTGCTGAGCCTGACGCCGACGCTGTTCGGCGACTGGTGCGTTGAGCGTGTCTCGGGGCCGCTGAACGCGCCGGGCGGGGCGCAGAAGCGGACCTATTTCGCCGGTCACGCAGAGGCGCTGGCGATTTTTGAAGGGTTCCGGGACCGGCAGCTGAAGCGCGGCTATGCGCCGATCCCGGTGCAGCTGGGGCTGCTGTAA
- the hisH gene encoding imidazole glycerol phosphate synthase subunit HisH — MLTAIIDYESGNLHSAEKAFQRMAREMDAGEVVVTSDADVVARADRLVLPGDGAFPACAAELRGHKGIYDAMVEAVEQKGRPFLGICVGMQLMATTGHEYQDTPGLGWIGGDVVKITPADPALKVPHMGWNDLVIDHAHPVFDGIESGDHVYFVHSYHFRVASPAERLAHVDYAGDVTAVIGRDTMVGMQFHPEKSQATGLRMIGNFLTWKP; from the coding sequence ATGCTGACCGCGATTATCGATTACGAATCCGGCAACCTGCACTCCGCTGAAAAGGCGTTCCAGCGCATGGCGCGGGAGATGGATGCGGGAGAGGTTGTGGTGACGTCTGACGCCGATGTTGTGGCACGCGCCGACCGGCTGGTGCTGCCGGGCGACGGCGCCTTTCCGGCCTGCGCGGCAGAGCTGCGCGGCCACAAGGGCATTTATGATGCTATGGTCGAAGCGGTGGAGCAGAAGGGCCGGCCCTTCCTGGGAATCTGCGTCGGCATGCAGCTGATGGCGACCACCGGGCACGAGTATCAGGACACTCCGGGCCTGGGCTGGATCGGCGGCGATGTGGTGAAAATCACGCCCGCCGACCCGGCCCTGAAGGTGCCGCACATGGGGTGGAACGACCTGGTGATCGACCATGCGCACCCGGTGTTTGACGGGATTGAAAGCGGCGATCACGTGTATTTCGTGCATTCCTACCACTTCCGAGTGGCCAGCCCGGCGGAGCGGCTGGCGCATGTGGATTATGCCGGCGACGTGACCGCAGTGATCGGCCGGGACACGATGGTCGGCATGCAGTTCCACCCGGAGAAAAGCCAGGCCACCGGATTGCGGATGATCGGCAATTTCCTGACCTGGAAACCCTAA